Proteins co-encoded in one Ruegeria sp. HKCCD4315 genomic window:
- the rplD gene encoding 50S ribosomal protein L4, whose amino-acid sequence MKLDVIKLDGGKAGDIELNADLFGLEPRADILHRVVRWQRNNAQAGTHKVKTRSETSYSTKKIYRQKGTGGARHGDRNAPIFRKGGIYKGPTPRSHGHDLPKKFRKLGLRHALSAKAKAGELVVIENAEAEGKTAALAKQVANLGWKRALVIDGATVNEGFLKASRNIEGLDILPSMGANVYDILKRDTLVLTKAAVEALEARLK is encoded by the coding sequence ATGAAACTTGATGTAATCAAACTGGACGGCGGCAAAGCCGGCGACATCGAGCTGAACGCCGATCTGTTCGGTCTCGAGCCTCGTGCGGACATCCTGCACCGTGTGGTCCGTTGGCAGCGCAACAACGCGCAGGCCGGCACCCACAAGGTCAAGACCCGCTCGGAAACCAGCTACTCGACCAAGAAGATCTATCGCCAGAAGGGCACCGGTGGCGCACGCCATGGTGACCGCAACGCGCCGATCTTCCGCAAGGGTGGTATCTACAAGGGCCCGACCCCTCGTTCGCACGGCCACGACCTGCCGAAGAAGTTCCGCAAGCTTGGCCTGCGCCACGCTCTGTCGGCCAAAGCCAAAGCAGGTGAACTGGTTGTGATCGAGAACGCCGAAGCCGAAGGCAAGACCGCCGCACTGGCCAAACAGGTTGCAAACCTGGGCTGGAAACGCGCTTTGGTCATCGACGGCGCGACCGTGAACGAAGGTTTCCTGAAGGCGTCGCGCAACATCGAAGGTCTGGATATCCTGCCGTCGATGGGTGCAAACGTTTATGACATCCTCAAGCGTGACACCCTGGTGCTCACCAAAGCGGCTGTCGAAGCACTGGAGGCTCGTCTGAAATGA
- the rplC gene encoding 50S ribosomal protein L3: MRSGIIAKKVGMTRLFMEDGKQIPVTVLHLDNLQVVAQRTADKDGYTAVQLGAGAAKAKRTSKAMRGHYAAAKVEPKRKLAEFRVSEDGLIEVGAEISAEHFLEGQKVDVSGTSIGKGFAGAMKRHNFGGLRASHGVSISHRSHGSTGQCQDPGKVFKGKKMAGHMGAARVTTQNLEVVKTDADRNLVFIKGAVPGPKSGWVTVKDAVKKKAPEGLPFPAAVKSAATEAPAEEAPAEGGEA, encoded by the coding sequence ATGCGCTCTGGTATTATCGCAAAAAAAGTTGGCATGACCCGCCTGTTCATGGAAGACGGCAAGCAGATCCCTGTGACCGTGCTTCACCTGGACAACCTGCAGGTTGTAGCACAGCGTACCGCTGACAAAGATGGCTACACTGCCGTTCAGCTGGGCGCCGGTGCTGCCAAGGCAAAACGTACCTCGAAAGCCATGCGCGGTCACTACGCCGCTGCCAAGGTTGAGCCCAAGCGTAAGCTGGCTGAGTTCCGCGTCTCTGAAGATGGCCTGATCGAAGTAGGCGCCGAGATTTCGGCAGAACACTTCCTGGAAGGTCAGAAAGTTGACGTTTCGGGTACCTCGATCGGTAAAGGCTTTGCCGGTGCAATGAAGCGCCACAACTTCGGTGGTCTGCGCGCCTCGCACGGTGTTTCGATCAGCCACCGTTCGCACGGTTCGACCGGTCAGTGTCAGGATCCGGGCAAGGTGTTCAAAGGCAAGAAGATGGCCGGTCACATGGGTGCTGCCCGTGTAACCACCCAGAACCTGGAAGTTGTCAAAACCGACGCCGACCGGAACCTGGTCTTCATCAAAGGCGCCGTTCCCGGACCGAAATCAGGCTGGGTCACCGTCAAGGACGCCGTGAAGAAGAAAGCACCGGAAGGCCTGCCTTTCCCGGCTGCTGTGAAATCGGCTGCAACCGAAGCACCTGCGGAAGAAGCTCCCGCGGAAGGTGGTGAAGCATGA
- the rpsG gene encoding 30S ribosomal protein S7, producing MSRRHAAEKREVLPDAKFGDKVLTKFMNNLMIDGKKSVAERIVYNAFDRVENKVKRAPVEVFHEALDNIKPSVEVRSRRVGGATYQVPVEVRPERREALAIRWLITAARGRNENTMEERLAGELLDAVQSRGTAVKKREDTHKMAEANKAFSHYRW from the coding sequence ATGTCACGTCGTCACGCCGCCGAAAAACGCGAAGTCCTGCCTGACGCCAAATTTGGCGACAAGGTACTGACCAAATTCATGAACAACCTGATGATCGACGGCAAGAAGTCGGTCGCAGAGCGCATCGTTTACAACGCGTTTGACCGCGTTGAGAACAAGGTAAAGCGCGCTCCTGTCGAAGTGTTCCACGAAGCACTCGACAACATCAAACCGTCGGTCGAGGTTCGCTCGCGCCGGGTTGGTGGTGCAACCTATCAGGTTCCGGTCGAAGTGCGCCCTGAGCGCCGCGAAGCACTGGCCATCCGCTGGCTGATCACTGCTGCGCGTGGCCGCAACGAAAACACCATGGAAGAACGCCTCGCCGGTGAACTGCTGGACGCTGTACAGTCCCGCGGTACTGCCGTGAAGAAGCGCGAAGACACCCACAAGATGGCCGAGGCGAACAAAGCCTTCAGCCACTACCGTTGGTAA
- the rpmD gene encoding 50S ribosomal protein L30 — MAKTIVVKQIGSPIRRPAEQRATLIGLGLNKMHKTRELEDTPSVRGMIRKIPHLVEIVEERG, encoded by the coding sequence ATGGCAAAAACCATCGTCGTCAAACAGATCGGTTCCCCGATCCGTCGCCCCGCCGAACAGCGCGCAACCCTGATCGGTCTGGGTCTGAACAAGATGCACAAAACCCGTGAGCTGGAAGATACTCCTTCGGTTCGTGGCATGATCCGCAAGATCCCGCATCTGGTCGAGATCGTCGAAGAGCGCGGCTAA
- the rpsJ gene encoding 30S ribosomal protein S10, giving the protein MQSQNIRIRLKAFDYRVLDASTQEIVNTAKRTGANVRGPIPLPNKIEKFTVLRGPHVDKKSRDQFEIRTHKRLLDIVDPTPQTVDALMKLDLAAGVDVEIKLQS; this is encoded by the coding sequence ATGCAAAGCCAAAACATCCGTATTCGGCTGAAGGCATTTGACTATCGCGTTCTGGATGCCAGCACGCAAGAGATCGTCAACACTGCCAAGCGGACCGGCGCGAACGTGCGCGGCCCGATCCCGCTGCCGAACAAGATTGAGAAGTTCACGGTTCTCCGTGGCCCTCACGTTGACAAGAAATCCCGCGACCAGTTCGAGATCCGCACGCACAAGCGTCTCTTGGACATCGTTGATCCGACCCCCCAGACCGTTGACGCGCTGATGAAGCTCGACCTCGCTGCTGGTGTGGACGTCGAGATCAAGCTGCAGTCGTAA
- a CDS encoding DMT family transporter — MTPNTKGALLMMGSMAAFTLNDTLVKIALQELPLFQLVALRGALAVVLVYLLARSLGALHLNFSRHDKWLVALRSLTELAATFFFLTALKSMPLANVTAILQALPLTVTLGAALVFSEQVGWRRTLAILVGFIGMVLIVRPGPDGFSVYSVYALIAVASITVRDLVTRRMSADVPSMVVTLATSGSIAIAAAVASVFEGWVPVSAAAGSLVAAAAIFVLMGYLFSVMVMRQGDVGFVAPFRYSSLLWALGLGWVVFDEWPDTVTMLGATLIVGAGLFTLFRERARQGTE, encoded by the coding sequence ATGACCCCGAATACCAAAGGTGCCTTGCTGATGATGGGCAGCATGGCCGCGTTTACCCTGAACGATACGCTGGTGAAGATCGCGCTGCAGGAGCTGCCCCTTTTTCAGTTGGTGGCCCTAAGAGGTGCCTTGGCTGTTGTTCTGGTCTATCTGCTTGCCCGTTCACTTGGGGCCCTGCATCTGAATTTTTCGCGTCACGACAAATGGCTTGTAGCGTTGCGCAGCCTGACTGAACTGGCTGCCACGTTCTTTTTCCTGACGGCGTTGAAGAGCATGCCGCTTGCCAACGTAACGGCTATTCTGCAAGCGCTGCCGCTGACGGTAACGCTGGGCGCCGCGTTGGTTTTTTCCGAACAGGTTGGCTGGCGGCGTACCCTGGCGATTTTGGTGGGATTCATTGGCATGGTGTTAATCGTCCGGCCGGGCCCGGACGGCTTCAGCGTCTATTCTGTCTACGCGCTGATCGCCGTGGCATCGATAACCGTGCGGGATCTCGTCACCCGTCGTATGTCTGCCGACGTGCCGTCGATGGTTGTGACATTGGCAACCTCAGGCTCTATCGCAATTGCTGCGGCGGTTGCCTCGGTGTTTGAAGGGTGGGTTCCGGTTTCGGCCGCAGCGGGATCATTGGTCGCCGCCGCCGCTATTTTTGTGCTGATGGGCTACCTGTTCAGTGTCATGGTCATGCGTCAGGGCGATGTTGGGTTTGTCGCGCCGTTTCGGTATTCCAGTCTGCTTTGGGCGCTGGGGCTGGGTTGGGTCGTATTTGATGAATGGCCCGACACGGTGACAATGCTGGGTGCTACGTTGATTGTAGGCGCTGGTTTGTTCACCTTGTTCCGCGAGCGTGCCCGTCAAGGCACAGAGTGA
- the fusA gene encoding elongation factor G has product MAREYPLELYRNFGIMAHIDAGKTTCSERILYYTGKSHNIGEVHDGAATMDWMEQEQERGITITSAATTTFWERTEDGQTADTPKHRLNIIDTPGHVDFTIEVERSLAVLDGAVCVLDANAGVEPQTETVWRQADRYKVPRMVFVNKMDKIGADFFNCVRMIEDRTGARAVPVGIPIGAESELEGLIDLVTMEEWLWQGEDLGASWIKAPIRDSLKDMADEWRGKMIEAAVEMDDDAMMEYLEGNEPDVPTLRALLRKGTLDIAFVPVLGGSAFKNKGVQPLLNAVIDYLPSPLDVVDYMGFKPGDEEEVRDIARRADDAMAFSGLAFKIMNDPFVGSLTFTRIYSGTMNKGDSILNSTKGKKERIGRMMMMHSNNREEIEEAFAGDIIALAGLKDTTTGDTLCDAKDPVVLETMTFPDPVIEIAVEPKTKGDQEKMSQGLARLAAEDPSFRVETDLESGQTIMKGMGELHLDILVDRLKREFKVEANIGAPQVAYRETISMPVEHTYTHKKQSGGSGQFGEVKLEITPTEPGEGYSFESRIVGGAVPKEYIPGVEKGIQSVMDSGPLAGFPVIDFKVALLDGKFHDVDSSVLAFEIAARMCMREGMRKAGAKLLEPIMKVEVITPEEYTGGIIGDLTSRRGQVSGQEPRGNAIAIDAFVPLANMFGYINTLRSMSSGRAQFTMQFDHYDPVPQNISDEIQAKYA; this is encoded by the coding sequence ATGGCACGCGAATATCCGCTCGAACTGTACCGTAACTTCGGTATCATGGCGCACATCGACGCAGGTAAGACCACCTGCTCGGAGCGTATCCTGTATTACACTGGTAAATCCCACAACATCGGTGAGGTGCACGATGGTGCAGCCACCATGGACTGGATGGAGCAGGAGCAGGAACGCGGCATCACCATCACCTCGGCTGCGACCACCACCTTCTGGGAACGCACCGAAGACGGTCAGACCGCCGATACCCCAAAGCACCGCCTGAACATCATCGACACCCCCGGCCACGTAGACTTCACCATCGAAGTTGAACGTTCGCTGGCGGTTCTCGATGGTGCCGTCTGCGTTCTGGACGCAAACGCCGGTGTTGAACCCCAGACCGAAACCGTGTGGCGTCAGGCTGACCGCTACAAGGTTCCGCGTATGGTTTTCGTCAACAAAATGGACAAGATTGGCGCAGACTTCTTCAACTGCGTTCGCATGATCGAAGACCGCACCGGCGCTCGCGCTGTTCCGGTTGGTATCCCGATCGGCGCCGAGTCCGAGCTGGAAGGTCTGATCGACCTTGTCACCATGGAAGAGTGGCTGTGGCAGGGCGAAGATCTGGGCGCAAGCTGGATCAAAGCTCCGATCCGCGACAGCCTGAAAGACATGGCTGACGAATGGCGCGGCAAGATGATCGAAGCGGCTGTCGAAATGGACGACGACGCGATGATGGAATACCTGGAAGGCAACGAGCCCGACGTTCCGACCCTGCGCGCCCTGCTGCGCAAAGGTACTCTGGACATCGCGTTTGTTCCGGTTCTGGGTGGTTCGGCGTTCAAGAACAAAGGCGTTCAGCCACTGCTCAACGCTGTGATCGACTATCTGCCCAGCCCGCTGGACGTTGTTGATTACATGGGCTTTAAGCCCGGCGACGAGGAAGAAGTTCGTGACATCGCACGTCGTGCCGATGACGCAATGGCGTTCTCGGGTCTGGCGTTCAAAATCATGAACGACCCCTTTGTTGGCTCGTTGACCTTTACCCGGATCTACTCGGGCACCATGAACAAGGGTGATTCGATCCTGAACTCGACCAAAGGTAAGAAAGAGCGCATCGGTCGTATGATGATGATGCACTCGAACAACCGGGAAGAGATCGAAGAAGCGTTTGCAGGCGACATCATCGCGCTGGCGGGTCTGAAAGACACCACCACTGGTGACACCCTGTGTGACGCGAAGGATCCGGTGGTTCTGGAAACCATGACCTTCCCCGATCCGGTGATCGAGATCGCGGTTGAGCCCAAAACCAAGGGCGACCAGGAAAAGATGTCTCAGGGTCTGGCCCGTTTGGCCGCCGAAGACCCGTCCTTCCGTGTGGAAACTGATCTGGAATCCGGTCAGACCATCATGAAAGGCATGGGCGAACTTCACCTGGATATCCTGGTTGACCGTCTGAAGCGCGAGTTCAAGGTTGAAGCGAACATTGGTGCACCGCAGGTGGCCTATCGTGAAACCATCTCGATGCCGGTCGAGCACACCTACACCCACAAGAAACAGTCGGGTGGTTCGGGTCAATTCGGTGAGGTCAAGCTCGAGATCACTCCGACCGAGCCGGGCGAAGGTTATTCGTTCGAAAGCCGCATCGTTGGTGGTGCCGTTCCGAAGGAATACATCCCGGGTGTCGAAAAAGGCATCCAGTCGGTTATGGACAGCGGCCCGCTGGCTGGCTTCCCCGTGATCGACTTCAAGGTTGCCCTGTTGGACGGTAAGTTCCACGACGTTGACTCGAGCGTTCTGGCGTTCGAAATCGCGGCCCGTATGTGTATGCGTGAAGGCATGCGCAAAGCTGGCGCGAAACTGCTGGAACCGATCATGAAGGTCGAAGTGATCACCCCGGAAGAATACACCGGCGGCATCATCGGCGACCTGACCTCGCGTCGTGGCCAGGTGTCTGGTCAGGAACCGCGCGGCAACGCAATCGCGATCGACGCGTTCGTTCCGCTGGCGAACATGTTCGGCTACATCAACACTCTGCGTTCGATGTCGTCGGGCCGTGCCCAGTTCACCATGCAGTTCGACCACTACGATCCGGTTCCGCAGAACATCTCGGACGAGATCCAGGCGAAATACGCATAA
- a CDS encoding glycosyltransferase produces the protein MQVLGLCRFSYPAIGGFQTMHSTVEERRQFLYQSERLDERFRLFETIALPGLKQQTDQDFHLLIVVGECLPKPAFDRLHDLTADLKQVQIAARPPGRHRKVMQEVMNAARQNLDLPCLQFRHDDDDAVAVDFVERLRGTVIDNAGLFQNRAMVAIDFNCGYLARADAAGIQAKRVHRPLMTAGLGMFAQGGNRKSIMNFTHNRINRAMPVITRPDKPMWVRGLNRFNDSPKTRSTTAELSPLSQLQEAEFQSRFAIDQSHVRRVHSVP, from the coding sequence ATGCAGGTCCTCGGTCTTTGCCGCTTTTCTTATCCCGCCATTGGTGGGTTTCAGACCATGCACTCCACTGTCGAAGAACGGCGGCAGTTTCTGTATCAATCTGAACGGCTGGACGAACGATTCCGGTTGTTTGAAACCATCGCCCTGCCCGGACTGAAACAGCAAACCGATCAAGACTTTCATCTTCTGATCGTTGTTGGTGAGTGCTTGCCCAAGCCAGCCTTTGATCGCTTGCATGATCTGACCGCCGACCTGAAACAGGTGCAAATCGCCGCCAGACCTCCAGGCCGGCACAGAAAGGTCATGCAAGAGGTTATGAATGCCGCGCGTCAAAACCTCGACCTGCCCTGCCTGCAATTTCGCCATGATGACGATGATGCGGTGGCAGTAGATTTCGTCGAACGGCTGCGTGGAACTGTAATTGACAATGCCGGGCTGTTTCAAAACCGAGCCATGGTTGCAATTGATTTCAACTGTGGCTACCTGGCGCGCGCAGATGCTGCGGGCATTCAAGCCAAGCGCGTACATCGTCCGTTGATGACAGCCGGACTTGGAATGTTTGCGCAAGGCGGCAACCGCAAATCGATCATGAACTTTACCCACAACAGGATCAATCGGGCCATGCCGGTGATTACGCGCCCGGATAAGCCGATGTGGGTCCGCGGCTTGAACCGGTTCAATGACTCTCCCAAAACCAGAAGCACAACGGCCGAACTCAGCCCCCTATCACAGCTTCAGGAGGCCGAGTTTCAATCACGTTTTGCCATTGATCAGAGCCATGTCAGGCGGGTTCACTCTGTGCCTTGA
- the rpsL gene encoding 30S ribosomal protein S12 yields the protein MPTIQQLIRKPRQPKVKRSKSMHLEQCPQKRGVCTRVYTTTPKKPNSAMRKVAKVRLTNGFEVISYIPGESHNLQEHSVVLIRGGRVKDLPGVRYHILRGVLDTQGVKDRKQRRSKYGAKRPK from the coding sequence ATGCCAACTATTCAACAGCTGATCCGCAAACCGCGGCAGCCCAAAGTAAAACGCTCGAAGTCCATGCACCTGGAGCAGTGCCCGCAGAAGCGCGGCGTCTGCACCCGCGTGTACACCACCACACCGAAGAAGCCGAACTCGGCTATGCGTAAGGTTGCCAAGGTGCGCCTGACCAACGGGTTCGAGGTCATCTCTTACATCCCCGGTGAAAGCCACAACCTGCAGGAACACTCGGTTGTTCTGATCCGTGGCGGCCGTGTGAAAGACCTTCCCGGTGTGCGTTACCACATCCTGCGCGGTGTTCTGGATACTCAGGGCGTCAAAGACCGTAAGCAACGTCGTTCGAAATACGGCGCGAAGCGTCCCAAGTAA
- the tuf gene encoding elongation factor Tu, whose product MAKEKFERTKPHVNIGTIGHVDHGKTTLTAAITKYFGDFKAYDQIDGAPEEKARGITISTAHVEYETDNRHYAHVDCPGHADYVKNMITGAAQMDGAILVVNAADGPMPQTREHILLGRQVGIPKMVVFMNKVDQVDDEELLELVEMEIRELLSSYEYPGDDIPIIAGSALAAMEGNNPEIGEEKIKELMAAVDDYIDTPERAVDQPFLMPIEDVFSISGRGTVVTGRVERGVINVGDEIEIVGIRDTSKTTCTGVEMFRKLLDRGEAGDNIGALLRGVDRDGVERGQVLCKPGSVTPHTKFEAEAYILTKEEGGRHTPFFANYRPQFYFRTTDVTGTVTLAEGTEMVMPGDNVSFGVELIAPIAMEQGLRFAIREGGRTVGAGVVSKIIE is encoded by the coding sequence ATGGCAAAGGAAAAGTTTGAGCGTACAAAACCGCACGTCAACATCGGCACGATTGGCCACGTTGACCATGGTAAAACGACGCTGACCGCAGCAATCACCAAGTATTTCGGTGACTTCAAAGCGTATGACCAGATTGACGGTGCGCCGGAAGAAAAAGCGCGCGGCATCACCATCTCGACCGCCCACGTGGAATACGAGACCGACAACCGCCACTATGCGCACGTTGACTGCCCCGGCCACGCCGACTACGTCAAGAACATGATCACCGGTGCTGCCCAGATGGACGGCGCGATCCTGGTTGTGAACGCCGCTGACGGCCCGATGCCGCAAACGCGTGAGCACATCCTGCTGGGCCGCCAGGTTGGCATCCCGAAGATGGTCGTGTTCATGAACAAAGTTGACCAGGTTGACGACGAAGAGCTGCTGGAACTGGTGGAAATGGAAATCCGCGAGCTGCTGTCTTCGTATGAATACCCCGGCGACGATATTCCGATCATTGCAGGTTCGGCTCTGGCCGCGATGGAAGGCAACAACCCGGAAATCGGCGAAGAGAAGATCAAGGAACTGATGGCGGCTGTTGATGACTACATCGACACCCCTGAGCGTGCTGTTGACCAGCCGTTCCTGATGCCGATCGAAGACGTGTTCTCGATCTCGGGCCGTGGTACCGTTGTGACCGGCCGTGTTGAGCGTGGCGTGATCAACGTTGGCGACGAGATCGAAATCGTCGGCATCCGCGACACTTCGAAAACCACCTGCACCGGCGTTGAAATGTTCCGCAAGCTGCTGGACCGCGGTGAAGCAGGCGACAACATCGGCGCGCTGCTGCGTGGTGTTGACCGTGACGGCGTTGAGCGTGGCCAGGTTCTGTGTAAGCCGGGTTCGGTTACACCGCACACCAAGTTCGAAGCCGAAGCCTACATCCTGACCAAGGAAGAAGGCGGTCGTCACACCCCGTTCTTCGCGAACTACCGTCCGCAGTTCTACTTCCGTACAACTGACGTGACCGGCACCGTGACCCTGGCCGAAGGCACCGAGATGGTCATGCCTGGCGACAACGTGTCGTTCGGCGTTGAGCTGATCGCACCGATCGCGATGGAGCAGGGCCTGCGCTTCGCGATCCGCGAAGGCGGCCGCACCGTCGGCGCCGGCGTTGTGTCGAAAATCATCGAGTAA
- a CDS encoding AEC family transporter — protein sequence MIAHLEHVFLNVFNIILPVLICAGIGYCLALFKVPFDNKVINGLISRVGFPTLVISHLSTAQIDANTFLTVMAAAATIVAGFAALSFIVLRVLGYSVPVFLGPLMYGNIGGIGLPVTLLAFGGEGLAYAMGFVVVILLCMFSIGIWIPSGSISIKRLITSPVIYAAIIALGVVFTGFSLPQPIESSFNILGGLTIPLLLLTMGHTLASFQIRDVRQAGVLTIVHLGIAVVVALFATWLFGFTGTERGVVILCCLMPSSVANYLFADQYQPDRAPDVAGFILLSTLTTLLVLPLALTYWV from the coding sequence ATGATTGCACATCTTGAACATGTATTCCTGAATGTTTTCAATATCATTCTACCCGTTCTGATCTGTGCAGGCATTGGTTACTGTCTGGCTCTGTTCAAAGTGCCCTTCGACAACAAAGTGATAAACGGGCTGATATCGCGTGTCGGCTTTCCCACGCTTGTCATTTCGCATCTTTCAACGGCGCAGATCGATGCGAACACCTTTCTGACGGTGATGGCCGCAGCCGCGACAATCGTCGCTGGTTTCGCCGCGTTGAGTTTTATTGTCCTCAGAGTGTTAGGATACTCTGTGCCCGTTTTCCTCGGCCCGTTAATGTACGGAAACATCGGGGGCATAGGGTTGCCGGTCACGTTGCTGGCCTTTGGCGGAGAAGGGTTGGCCTATGCAATGGGCTTTGTCGTGGTCATTCTTCTTTGCATGTTTTCCATCGGAATATGGATTCCATCCGGTTCTATTTCGATAAAAAGGCTGATCACTTCTCCGGTAATATACGCGGCGATCATCGCTTTGGGCGTTGTTTTCACCGGATTCAGCCTGCCGCAACCAATAGAGTCGAGTTTCAATATCTTGGGTGGTTTAACGATCCCGCTGCTCCTTTTGACGATGGGGCATACCTTGGCTTCTTTTCAGATAAGAGATGTGCGGCAAGCGGGTGTGTTGACCATTGTTCATTTAGGCATCGCAGTTGTCGTGGCCTTGTTTGCGACTTGGTTATTTGGCTTCACTGGTACTGAGCGCGGCGTCGTTATCCTGTGCTGCTTGATGCCTTCGTCCGTCGCGAACTATCTTTTCGCAGACCAGTACCAGCCCGACAGAGCACCTGACGTGGCGGGATTTATCCTCTTGTCAACCCTGACGACGCTGCTGGTTCTGCCATTGGCGTTGACATATTGGGTTTAA
- a CDS encoding 50S ribosomal protein L23: MSAKAEHYDVIRKPIITEKSTMASENGAVVFEVAIDSNKPQIKEAVEALFGVKVKAVNTTVTKGKVKRFRGQLGRRKDVKKAYVTLEEGNTIDVSTGL, from the coding sequence ATGAGCGCGAAGGCAGAACACTACGACGTGATCCGCAAGCCGATCATCACCGAAAAGTCGACCATGGCGTCCGAAAACGGCGCGGTTGTCTTTGAAGTGGCGATCGACAGCAATAAGCCGCAGATCAAAGAGGCCGTTGAGGCGCTGTTTGGTGTGAAGGTCAAAGCGGTGAACACCACCGTGACCAAAGGCAAGGTCAAGCGGTTCCGCGGCCAGCTGGGTCGCCGGAAAGACGTCAAAAAAGCATATGTGACCCTGGAAGAGGGCAACACAATCGATGTGAGCACCGGTCTTTGA
- a CDS encoding DUF1127 domain-containing protein — protein MTTAALTHSGLNFTARITDMIERVKAARARAAEYQRTFSELQRLSNRELDDIGIRRCDIADIAHKHVYCS, from the coding sequence ATGACAACTGCTGCACTGACACATTCAGGCTTGAACTTTACTGCACGGATTACGGACATGATCGAACGCGTGAAAGCCGCGCGTGCCCGTGCTGCCGAGTACCAGCGCACGTTTTCCGAGCTGCAACGTTTGAGCAACCGGGAACTCGATGACATCGGCATCCGTCGTTGTGACATCGCGGATATCGCACACAAGCATGTCTACTGTTCGTAA
- a CDS encoding putative rhamnosyl transferase, with protein sequence MQVIGLCRFSYPAIGGFRLSHKTIEEHRQFLYAPDRMEERFRLFETVTLSGFRVQTDERFELLVITETCLPQPYSDRLRDLVAGIKQVRIIEKDPADHKQVMRETLNTARTDPHKPCLQFRHDDDDAVSVDFIEKLRSATRENAGLMQQSESVAIDYNHGYVARCNKHQIHVAQVYRTLLGVGLGMYIQGGSKRTIFDRLHNRLARFMPVVSYPDAPMWMRMLHGFNDSDHARKDTRELLPLNPEQAEELRTRFAIDPKEFETTPVRV encoded by the coding sequence ATGCAAGTGATTGGCCTGTGCCGTTTTTCCTATCCCGCTATTGGCGGCTTTCGGCTGAGCCACAAGACAATCGAGGAGCACAGGCAGTTTCTCTATGCACCCGACAGAATGGAAGAACGCTTTCGCTTATTTGAAACCGTTACCCTGTCCGGTTTTCGCGTCCAAACGGATGAACGTTTTGAGCTGTTGGTGATAACGGAAACTTGCCTGCCGCAACCCTATTCTGATCGGTTGCGGGATCTGGTCGCCGGGATCAAACAGGTCCGTATCATTGAAAAAGATCCAGCCGATCATAAGCAGGTGATGAGAGAGACCCTAAACACCGCCCGGACAGACCCACACAAACCCTGCCTACAGTTTCGGCATGACGACGATGACGCGGTCTCGGTCGACTTCATAGAAAAGCTCCGCTCTGCAACGCGCGAAAACGCAGGGCTAATGCAGCAAAGCGAGTCAGTCGCGATCGACTACAACCACGGTTACGTCGCACGATGCAACAAACATCAAATACACGTCGCGCAGGTTTATCGGACGCTTCTGGGCGTTGGCTTGGGCATGTATATTCAGGGCGGAAGTAAACGGACAATTTTTGACCGTTTACACAACAGACTGGCGCGGTTCATGCCGGTGGTTAGCTACCCCGACGCGCCGATGTGGATGCGTATGCTGCACGGGTTCAACGACTCGGACCATGCCCGAAAAGACACGCGTGAGCTGTTGCCGCTTAATCCAGAACAGGCGGAAGAATTGCGGACACGTTTCGCGATCGACCCTAAAGAGTTCGAAACTACACCTGTGCGGGTTTGA
- the rpsE gene encoding 30S ribosomal protein S5 translates to MAERENRRGRGRDREEAPEFADRLVAINRVSKTVKGGKRFGFAALVVVGDQKGRVGFGKGKAKEVPEAIRKATEQAKRQMIRVQLREGRTLHHDIEGRHGAGKVVMRTAPEGTGIIAGGPMRAVFEMLGVKDVVSKSLGSQNPYNMIRATINGLQKEQSPRSVAARRGKKVADILPKRDEAPAAAEAEA, encoded by the coding sequence ATGGCAGAACGTGAAAACCGTCGGGGCCGTGGCCGCGACCGTGAAGAGGCACCGGAATTTGCAGATCGTCTGGTCGCAATCAACCGCGTGTCGAAAACCGTAAAAGGTGGTAAGCGCTTTGGCTTCGCCGCTCTGGTGGTTGTCGGCGATCAGAAAGGCCGCGTCGGCTTTGGCAAAGGTAAAGCGAAAGAAGTACCTGAGGCCATCCGTAAGGCGACCGAACAAGCCAAGCGTCAAATGATCCGCGTGCAGCTGCGCGAAGGTCGGACCCTGCACCACGACATCGAAGGCCGTCACGGCGCCGGTAAAGTGGTTATGCGCACCGCACCTGAAGGTACTGGTATCATCGCCGGTGGTCCGATGCGTGCCGTGTTCGAAATGCTGGGCGTCAAGGACGTTGTGTCCAAGTCGCTGGGCTCGCAGAACCCGTACAACATGATCCGCGCCACCATCAACGGCCTGCAGAAAGAGCAGAGCCCGCGTTCGGTTGCCGCACGTCGTGGCAAAAAAGTTGCCGACATCCTGCCCAAGCGGGACGAAGCACCTGCTGCTGCTGAAGCAGAAGCATAA